The window TCTGTCCCCCGGCGGTGAACGCCACCGGAACGGTGCAAATTCCGGCCGGTTCACGGCTGTACCTCGGCACCGATGCCGGAGTACTCTTTTGTCTCAATACCGATCCTGCTCTGACCAGGGTCAAGTGGCGGTACCCGATAGCTGGCACGCTCGCTGCTCCGATTCGAAATACACCCGTGGTGGATATGGCCAACCCCAGTGGCCCCACTGTGTACTTCCAAGGCAACGACAGCCAGCTATACGCGTTGGATGCCAATACGGGCGCTCTCCGCTGGTCCGCCATTTCAGGCAATCAGCAACCGAGCCCTGCAACCGGAACCTACGGAACACCGCCGGTGATGTTCCACCCCGAGCCTTGGAGCTGTTCCCCGGTGGTGGATCATCAGGGCCGGGTGGTTGTTGGCACATCCACCGGCAGGATTTGCGCTTTCAACCGCGTGACCGGCGCCCTCGACAAAGAGGTGCAACTACGTCCGCATTTTCAAAACAACGCCGTTGAGATCGAAGCCGCGCTCGCCGTGGGAGCAAATGGCTGGATCTACGCAGCGACCCGGCGTTTCCAGCACAATGGCCAAAATCGCCAGGTGCTTGTCGCCGTGGACTTCACCCAGTGGCCCGGATCCATGATTCGATGGACTCGCGACATTCCGAGCAGCGATGGAGATCCGGGCTCCCCAGGCTTGATCTCGGGTGTCATCGCGGATCGCATGGGTTACGTGCATGTGACCGAGTTCGGCCACCGCTATGTCGTGGTCAATGGCACCTCCGGTTCCATCGTCTCGGACTGGAGCCAGTTGTCGCTCAGCGGGAAGCTGTGCGCCACGCCCAGCCTCACGGAAGACGGGGTGGCCATCGTCCCGATGTCCGACATGTTCCCGAACGATGGCATCAATTCCTGGGGGGTCGTCGCGCTGCGCATCTGCGACAGCGGCAACAGCCCGCCGCTTTGGAACTGGCACGCGACCGTTTCGGGCGCCCAGACCTTGAATTTCGTGGGCTCACCGGCTATTCGCAACGACGGCCGAATCATCATCGGCGACTCTGCGGGGCGCCTCTGGCGGATCAATGCCGCCACCCGACTGCTGGTTGCGGGTTGGCCTTCCCTGCAGGGCGGGAATGCCCGCGGAGGAGTGGGAGCGCCTGCAACGACCCTGATCGAAGAATTGAATCCGATGGTCGGCGGCGAGGCGGCCAACAACAGCGCGGTGCGGTTGGACCAGGCAGGGAGGGCCCTGGGGCTGGCGCATGGCACGCCCTACCCGTACAGCGGCCCGACTGGCCAATACGGTGCCGTCTGGGACTTCGGGCAAGTCAAACTTGCATCCACAGCACCGGGCTACGGCCTCGCCAAGCGGGTGGTGGGCGGAAACCAAATGGGCCTCTTTGCCGGTGGCTCAGGCACGAACGCACTGAGCCTGTGGCAGAATGGTCTCCCCGGGGTGCCTACCTACCTGACGCTACCGGCCGGATTCACGGGCGCCAGCGGAGGGCCATTCATTACAGGAATCGGCGACTACGGATTCGTTTGCGGTTACGGCAGCGACGCTCAATCCTCGGGCTTCACACGCGCCGCATTCTGGCGGTTGGATGTTGGCAGCGGCAGTTGGGCACCTCAAAAGGTGTTCTTTTTCGGCTTTGGAAACGTCGTGGTGAACGGCATCACTGCCACCGGACGACTCTTCGGCAAGGCGCAGTTTTCAGG of the Verrucomicrobiia bacterium genome contains:
- a CDS encoding PQQ-binding-like beta-propeller repeat protein, with the protein product MLGPGDTVYFASRTGSASTVHARNASGAARWQWSSTHRIFCPPAVNATGTVQIPAGSRLYLGTDAGVLFCLNTDPALTRVKWRYPIAGTLAAPIRNTPVVDMANPSGPTVYFQGNDSQLYALDANTGALRWSAISGNQQPSPATGTYGTPPVMFHPEPWSCSPVVDHQGRVVVGTSTGRICAFNRVTGALDKEVQLRPHFQNNAVEIEAALAVGANGWIYAATRRFQHNGQNRQVLVAVDFTQWPGSMIRWTRDIPSSDGDPGSPGLISGVIADRMGYVHVTEFGHRYVVVNGTSGSIVSDWSQLSLSGKLCATPSLTEDGVAIVPMSDMFPNDGINSWGVVALRICDSGNSPPLWNWHATVSGAQTLNFVGSPAIRNDGRIIIGDSAGRLWRINAATRLLVAGWPSLQGGNARGGVGAPATTLIEELNPMVGGEAANNSAVRLDQAGRALGLAHGTPYPYSGPTGQYGAVWDFGQVKLASTAPGYGLAKRVVGGNQMGLFAGGSGTNALSLWQNGLPGVPTYLTLPAGFTGASGGPFITGIGDYGFVCGYGSDAQSSGFTRAAFWRLDVGSGSWAPQKVFFFGFGNVVVNGITATGRLFGKAQFSGSTYTGFLTDAEPSSIEDTANFGSISGASDVLESSDQGGTVGWTQYPGGTRAFRVPAGVNSPDLNLYQLTGLGGANSSAWGVNCLGYVVGRSTLPYQTQNRAVRWRPGIPTPQDLNSSLPPNSGWLLENAISISDQGVILGTGLRNGQPRLWRMRPQ